In a single window of the Callithrix jacchus isolate 240 chromosome 1, calJac240_pri, whole genome shotgun sequence genome:
- the LOC100396717 gene encoding LOW QUALITY PROTEIN: immunoglobulin iota chain-like (The sequence of the model RefSeq protein was modified relative to this genomic sequence to represent the inferred CDS: inserted 2 bases in 1 codon), translating to MEVERDIYVGSLGDSRRLVVPQQTCQTPTTVATGGRALWVCTMSCTPVLLMLLVYCTGCGPQPVLHQPLAMSLALGTTVHLTFTLRNDYDISVYSVYWYQQRLGHPPRFLLRYFSQSDKSQGPQVPPRFSGSKDVARXRGYLSISELQPEDEAMYYCAMGAQGLEKEERERNREEEKEPTATGTHVL from the exons ATGGAG gttgaacgagacatctacgttggcagtctcggggactcccgcaggttggTAGTCCCCCAGCAGACGTGCCAGACCCCGACAACCGTGgccacaggaggcagagctctgtGGGTCTGCACCATGTCCTGCACGCCTGTCCTGCTCATGCTACTAGTCTACTGCACAG GTTGTGGTCCTCAGCCGGTGCTGCATCAGCCGCTGGCCATGTCCTTGGCACTTGGAACCACAGTCCACCTCACCTTCACTCTAAGGAATGACTATGACATCAGTGTGTACAGCGTCTACTGGTACCAGCAGAGGCTGGGCCACCCTCCGAGGTTCCTGCTGAGATACTTCTCACAGTCAGACAAGAGCCAGGGCCCCCAGGTCCCCCCTCGCTTCTCTGGATCCAAAGATGTTGCCAG ACGGGGGTATCTGAGCATCTCTGAGCTTCAGCCTGAGGATGAGGCCATGTATTACTGTGCTATGGGGGCCCAGGGCttggagaaagaggagagggagaggaatagggaggaagaaaaggaacccACTGCAACCGGGACACATGTCCTTTGA